A stretch of the Argentina anserina chromosome 6, drPotAnse1.1, whole genome shotgun sequence genome encodes the following:
- the LOC126798538 gene encoding DExH-box ATP-dependent RNA helicase DExH18, mitochondrial, producing the protein MARGSVSSLFRIYGSKKSISRFRVLILNQYDRSVSPKFTSFHALAPQNHSFSTSLVDPDGLRFNSQKNPKFVGCDGVLVKPYSTGMEDGDEDVSDSSTAVVDEFDVDAGKVVGLRVPSEDEESCSSSESEDSEGEDDAVVSDLMLEEWGNGDENVSPLTAVSFQHVASRDPVELYRELCDSEKGAKLSRRDWEALQDIFRHFAKSGWATDQALAIYIGRSFFPSAAYKFRSFFINNCGADVAKYLVSLGQSNDAVKFLFPVFVEYCLEEFPDEINRFRDMIASADLTLPHTWFPFARAMKRKIVYHCGPTNSGKTFNALQRFMEAKKGIYCSPLRLLAMEVFDKVNALGVYCSLHTGQEKKFVPFSNHAACTVEMVSTEEMYDVAVIDEIQMMADPARGFAWTRALLGLKADEIHLCGDPSVLTVVRNICSETGDELYEQHYERFKPLVVEAKTLLGDLKNVRSGDCVVAFSRREVFEVKMAIEKHTNHRCCVIYGALPPETRRQQANLFNDQDNEYDVLVSTDAVGMGLNLNIRRVVFYSLQKYNGDKFLPVPASQVKQIAGRAGRRGSIYPDGLVTTLNSDDLDYLIECLKQPFDEVKKVGLFPFYEQFELFSAQFPDITFSQLLEKFSENCRLDGSYFLCQHHHIRKVANMLQKIQALSLEDRFNFCFAPVNIRDPKAMFHLLKFASLYSQNLPVTIPMGIPTASARSDKELLDLESKHQVLSMYLWLSNHFKEDTFPYVKKAEVMATNIAELLGDSLAKANWKPESRQASKPRQKEDSYERPLSHIKQYQKNRHNQSVNSEHPKEVAA; encoded by the exons ATGGCTAGAGGCTCTGTAAGTTCCCTGTTTCGAATTTATGGTTCTAAGAAAAGCATATctaggtttagggttttgatcTTGAATCAATATGACCGCTCTGTATCTCCAAAGTTCACATCTTTTCATGCTTTAGCTCCCCAAAATCATTCATTTTCAACTAGCTTAGTGGACCCAGATGGGCTTAGATTCAATTCACAGAAGAACCCTAAATTTGTGGGGTGTGATGGTGTTCTTGTCAAGCCATATTCGACTGGTATGGAGGATGGGGATGAGGATGTGAGTGATAGTAGTACAGCAGTGGTTGATGAGTTTGATGTAGATGCGGGGAAAGTTGTGGGGCTTAGGGTCCCTAGTGAGGATGAGGAGAGTTGTAGCTCGTCGGAATCGGAAGATAGTGAAGGTGAGGATGATGCTGTTGTTAGTGATTTGATGTTGGAAGAGTGGGGAAATGGTGATGAGAATGTGAGTCCATTGACAGCGGTGAGCTTTCAGCATGTTGCGTCGCGTGACCCTGTTGAGCTGTACAGGGAGCTTTGTGATAGTGAGAAAGGTGCAAAGCTGTCGCGGAGAGATTGGGAGGCTCTACAAGATATTTTCCGGCATTTTGCGAAATCAGGTTGGGCAACTGATCAGGCTCTTGCAATATATATCGGCAGGTCATTTTTTCCTAGTGCTGCGTATAAGTTTCGGAGCTTCTTCATCAATAACTGTGGTGCTGATGTTGCCAAGTATTTGGTGTCCCTTGGTCAGTCTAATGATGCAGTTAAGTTTTTGTTTCCAGTGTTTGTTGAATATTGCTTAGAAGAGTTTCCTGATGAGATCAATCGTTTTCGTGATATGATTGCATCCGCGGATCTCACGTTGCCCCATACTTGGTTTCCGTTTGCTCGGGCTATGAAGCGTAAGATAGTTTATCATTGTGGTCCAACCAATAGTGGGAAAACTTTCAATGCCCTGCAACGGTTTATGGAAGCAAAGAAAGGTATCTACTGCAGTCCTCTGAGATTATTGGCAATGGAAGTGTTTGACAAAGTAAATGCGCTTGGGGTGTATTGTAGCCTTCACACAgggcaagaaaagaaatttgTCCCATTCTCTAACCATGCTGCTTGTACAGTGGAAATGGTGTCAACTGAAGAAATGTATGATGTTGCTGTCATTGATGAAATCCAGATGATGGCAGATCCAGCTAGAGGTTTTGCATGGACGCGAGCATTACTTGGCTTAAAGGCTGATGAGATACATTTGTGTGGGGATCCAAGTGTTCTCACTGTTGTTCGAAATATCTGTTCAGAAACTGGTGATGAGTTGTATGAGCAGCATTATGAAAGGTTTAAGCCATTGGTGGTTGAAGCAAAAACGCTATTGGGAGATCTTAAAAATGTCAGGTCTGGAGACTGTGTGGTTGCCTTTTCAAGAAGAGAGGTATTTGAGGTCAAAATGGCAATTGAAAAGCACACCAACCACCGGTGTTGTGTTATTTATGGTGCCTTGCCGCCAGAAACTCGTAGACAGCAGGCAAATTTGTTTAATGATCAAGATAATGAATATGATGTTCTTGTTTCTACTGATGCGGTGGGAATGGGTCTGAATCTTAATATTAGGAGGGTTGTATTCTATAGTCTGCAAAAATACAATGGTGACAAATTTCTCCCAGTTCCAGCATCTCAGGTGAAGCAGATTGCTGGAAGAGCTGGTCGGAGAGGAAGTATTTATCCTGATGGACTTGTTACCACATTGAATTCAGATGATCTGGATTACTTGATCGAGTGTTTAAAGCAGCCTTTTGACGAAGTAAAGAAAGTGGGTTTGTTTCCTTTCTATGAGCAGTTTGAGCTTTTTTCAGCGCAATTTCCTGACATAACGTTCTCCCAGTTACTGGAaaaattttctgaaaattgCCGCTTGGATGGATCATACTTCTTGTGCCAACATCATCATATAAGGAAGGTTGCAAATATGTTACAAAAGATTCAGGCATTATCTCTGGAGGATCGTTTTAACTTCTGTTTTGCCCCAGTAAATATCAGGGACCCAAAAGCTATGTTCCATCTGTTAAAGTTTGCTTCATTATATAGCCAGAATCTCCCTGTCACTATTCCTATGGGCATACCAACAGCATCTGCTCGTAGCGATAAGGAACTCTTGGATCTTGAGAGTAAGCATCAAGTGTTGTCTATGTATCTGTGGTTGTCAAACCACTTTAAGGAAGATACTTTTCCATATGTGAAGAAGGCTGAAGTAATGGCAACAAATATTGCTGAACTGCTGGGTGACTCTCTAGCCAAGGCCAACTGGAAACCAGAATCAAGGCAAGCGTCGAAACCTCGACAGAAGGAAGATAGTTATGAGAGGCCATTGTCACACATTAAACAGTATCAGAA GAACAGGCACAACCAGTCTGTAAATTCTGAGCACCCAAAGGAAGTTGCTGCATAG